Proteins from a single region of Apium graveolens cultivar Ventura chromosome 7, ASM990537v1, whole genome shotgun sequence:
- the LOC141673705 gene encoding uncharacterized protein LOC141673705 — MRINRGTNPADKECMKKFTQWVLDIGDNEIERAVDGAFEDDICIPAEFCNVGNENYINDMINNTFPEFAQHFSEPTYLSERAILTPTNSTVAHASLTDIMTFSRFSALSDLNESRYYWTIRVRAQAIWQGINVQTKVFCGLNIIFINDANHKIHAFIAATLCDKFKTDLVKGGIYEISNFYVKVYNGDETYRAIRSAKHMYFNNDTVCTKEVDTGLKIQPLSLDLHCLDDLEILKNDNRFLIDVVGVIDGKPTKFEYKTDGVDRSNVKFTLTDGSSYVNVTFFNEFGDSLLKALEPKLKEHVIIIIASAKISQWNDEVNLTNDPATRFYLNCTHYSVNTIRRSIAESTFYVSTEIEEIEKEVPKVTIKQLLGLKADYIQRTVCVKLSMKKIDKTMSWYCNYCIPCNVDLKLENYRFKCPKCGRMKPYPDRRYEFFMLCSDETGTIPVMWTDDELTRFTGKSVYDIRAVGDGDKFPPILLQFEKKCYTFTVRVSKENVLEGSNVYTAEKVSHPEEISATHDPEGKISLAIKPTDNSQISSKFQ, encoded by the exons ATGCGTATCAATAGAGGTACAAATCCAGCCGATAAAGAATGCATGAAGAAGTTTACACAATGGGTTCTTGATATAGGGGACAATGAGATTGAAAGAGCTGTTGATGGAGCCTTTGAGGACGATATATGCATCCCCGCTGAATTTTGCAATGTAGGCAATGAAAACTACATCAATGATATGATAAATAACACATTCCCTGAATTTGCACAACATTTCAGCGAGCCAACTTACTTGAGTGAAAGAGCTATATTAACTCCCACCAACAGCACAGTAGCTCAT GCATCTCTCACAGATATCATGACTTTCTCTCGGTTCTCTGCTCTGTCAGATCTGAATGAATCAAGATACTATTGGACAATTCGTGTTAGGGCACAAGCTATTTGGCAAGGAATTAATGTACAAACCAAAGTCTTCTGCGGTCTCAATATCATCTTCATTAATGATGCT AACCATAAGATCCATGCTTTTATTGCTGCTACACTGTGTGACAAGTTTAAGACAGATCTGGTGAAAGGAGGAATTTATGAAATATCTAATTTTTATGTAAAAGTTTACAATGGGGATGAAACATATCGAGCAATTAGGAGTGCCAAACATATGTACTTTAACAATGACACTGTCTGCACAAAAGAGGTTGACACTGGTCTTAAAATTCAGCCTCTAAGTTTGGATTTGCATTGTCTTgatgatttggaaattttaaagAATGACAATCGCTTCCTAATTG ATGTTGTAGGAGTGATTGATGGAAAACCAACAAAGTTCGAGTATAAGACGGATGGTGTCGACAGGTCCAATGTCAAGTTTACTCTAACTGATGGTAGCTCTTATGTTAATGTTACTTTCTTTAATGAATTTGGAGATTCTCTTCTTAAAGCACTCGAACCAAAATTAAAAGAGCATGTCATAATCATAATAGCAAGTGCAAAGATCAGTCAATGGAATG ATGAAGTGAATTTGACTAATGACCCAGCAACAAGATTCTACCTAAACTGCACACACTATAGTGTAAACACTATACGCCGAAG TATTGCGGAATCCACTTTCTATGTAAGCACTGAGATTGAAGAAATTGAAAAGGAGGTTCCAAAAGTAACCATCAAACAGTTGCTTGGTCTTAAGGCTGATTATATTCAG AGAACCGTCTGTGTTAAGTTATCTATGAAAAAGATTGACAAGACAATGAGCTGGTATTGTAATTATTGTATACCCTGTAATGTTGATCTAAAGCTGGAAAACTACAGATTCAAATGTCCGAAATGTGGTAGGATGAAGCCTTATCCTGATCGAAG GTATGAGTTTTTTATGTTGTGCTCTGATGAAACTGGTACTATTCCAGTTATGTGGACTGATGATGAATTGACTCGTTTTACTGGGAAGTCAGTATATGATATTAGGGCT GTTGGTGATGGTGATAAATTCCCACCAATATTGCTACAATTTGAGAAGAAATGTTATACTTTTACAGTTCGCGTAAGTAAAGAAAATGTGCTTGAAGGTTCAAATGTCTACACAGCTGAAAAAGTGTCCCATCCTGAGGAAATATCAGCCACCCATGATCCAGAGGGAAAAATTTCTCTTGCAATTAAACCAACTGATAACTCTCAAATAAGTTCTAAATTTCAATAA